In a genomic window of Gadus chalcogrammus isolate NIFS_2021 chromosome 17, NIFS_Gcha_1.0, whole genome shotgun sequence:
- the il13ra1 gene encoding interleukin-13 receptor subunit alpha-1 → MITLLKMFGLLWIAPLVQCQTGSTLSSPSTVQLPPLANVSLSWVTDFCYKLSWSWTPPVENQSCEYDVAVNTRKVRLRDILRDTLRYDYDAMQGGLLKSNLSAICGDRRSPPVFTNLTFPELVKDFKCALHSRTSLNCTWRPAQQVADVHLYYWTGGIFASKPKGNCAETFDLVECPVYQTDANGSRTGCVLHNDLPCKSFRSSSEYGFSCRVVWFLFNSTVDGTLARNTFETSPSKHMQPAVIWTGEEDYDHNKLTIRWTPVDLPGGWDYILDYTKCGKRVNETMSHVSDHKVLLLDHCAFNITMKAIKYPEKNGESLPGPYRVYGKNTNPHTALILACTLIPGAVVVIVVMAFVCFRRHSESIFPQVPAPQDFLPDMLKNNNNKIHKAIYVPAPEEEPQNVRFDTKPESRSDMSS, encoded by the exons ATGatcacacttttaaaaatgttcGGGTTATTATGGATTGCTCCCTTGGTTCAATGTCAAACGG GTTCAACCCTTTCCAGTCCCTCCACAGTACAGCTCCCGCCGCTAGCCAACGTGTCGCTGTCGTGGGTGACGGACTTCTGTTATAAGCTGTCGTGGTCGTGGACCCCCCCGGTGGAGAACCAGTCCTGCGAATATGATGTGGCTGTGAATACA CGCAAAGTACGCCTGAGGGACATCCTGAGGGACACCCTGAGGTACGATTACGACGCCATGCAGGGGGGGCTGCTGAAGTCCAACCTGTCTGCCATTTGTGGGGACCGGAGAAGTCCGCCAGTGTTCACCAACCTGACCTTCCCAG AGCTAGTCAAGGACTTCAAGTGCGCTCTTCACTCCAGAACCTCCCTTAACTGCACCTGGCGGCCTGCCCAGCAAGTAGCGGACGTCCACTTGTACTACTG GACGGGGGGTATATTCGCCTCCAAACCAAAGGGAAACTGTGCCGAGACCTTTGACCTAGTGGAGTGTCCCGTGTACCAAACCGACGCCAACGGCAGCAGGACGGGCTGCGTCCTGCACAACGACCTGCCTTGTAAATCCTTTAGGAGTAGTTCTGAGTATGGCTTTAGCTGCCGCGTTGTCTGGTTCCTGTTCAACAGCACCGTCGACGGCACCCTGGCCAGGAACACCTTTGAGACAAGTCCGTCAAAACACA tGCAACCTGCCGTAATCTGGACCGGAGAAGAGGACTATGACCACAACAAACTCACCATAAGATGGACGCCCGTAGACCTACCAGGTGGCTGGGATTACATTCTGGACTACACAAAGTGTGGGAAGAGAGTGAACGAG ACTATGTCTCATGTAAGCGACCACAAAGTTCTGCTGTTGGATCACTGTGCCTTTAACATCACCATGAAGGCCATCAAGTACCCTGAAAAGAATGGAGAGAGCCTCCCAGGGCCATACAGAGTGTACG GTAAAAACACAAACCCTCACACGGCGCTGATCTTGGCCTGCACCCTCATTCCAGGGGCGGTGGTTGTAATCGTGGTGATGGCCTTTGTTTGTTTCAGGAG GCACAGCGAGAGCATCTTCCCGCAGGTTCCAGCGCCTCAGGACTTCCTCCCGGACATgctgaagaacaacaacaataag ATTCACAAGGCGATTTATGTTCCTGCGCCAGAAGAGGAGCCACAAAACGTCAGGTTTGACACCAAGCCTGAATCCAGATCAGACATGTCGTCATGA